TAAATGTACTTATTTTGCATGAACATTGGTCTAAACATGAAATGACATTACTGTTGTTCAATGTAAAGATGTATTAcagtgtgcttttgttttatactcCTAACAGAGTTAGTCCAGGAACCATCTTATCTAATAATACAGCATTTTAGCAAAATAATCACATTGTAGAATCACATCATCTACTgtcttaaaaacaaagacataaCTGTATTTCAAATGTTATCCTTTCCAGTCGCTCTAACATGAACACTTTAAAGTTTGGTGAGTAAGGGGGTCAGTAAGTTACTGCTCAACCTCAAACTCCACCTATGAGCACAACCACTGGCTAATGAGCTGCTGAATGCTATcgaaacatctgcatgaattagggagtgcttcatgtaaataatatgtaaatgaggtactGGGAGGAACTGCATGCTATTCCCTAAAAATTCTCACTGAGCTTTGAATACAACGATAAGTAGTTAATGACAACTTTGTTGACATTTATGCTGTTTGCGAATATGATTTTGGCTAAAGGCCAAGTATAATGGTAGgtatttaaaatttaattattGAAAATCAATGGTGATaaagggggcagttgtgggccgGAGgatagggaactggccctgtgaccagaaggttgccggtttgatccccagcactgacagtccatgactgaggtgtccttgagcaagacacctgacccccaattgctccctgggcgccatggatagggctgcccactgctccaggtaagtgtgctcactgccccctagtgtgtgtgtgtgtattcactagtgtgtatgtggtgtttcacttcacggatgggttaaatgcagaggtggaatttccccagttgtgggattaaaaaaaaaagtatcacttaaatcaCTTATAAACCAACAAAGTCCTAACCGTGTCTTTAGGTTCCAAGATTGCGGCAGTATGAGAGATTAAGTTCCATACCTTTTCCAAAAGATCATGTCCTTCAATGTCGTCAGCTTCTGTAACAAACTCTGTGGCTTGGTTGaagatgaaaaatgcattttggggGAAAGCTTGTTTTATCAGTAACAACCTTGCCCTGTTGAAAATATTTAGAAACACAcgagaaaaaaggagaagggAAACCAGCTGCTGCATTCTCTACTGTTAAGAGTCCCTTTACAACATAACTATTATGTGACAGCACAACAGAAACAAATCCAGTTTGGACACAGGTGTTGGTAGCTGATGTTCCTGTGACAGGATCAGTCTTCAAAGGGTCTCAATAAGCAAGTAAACATCTATAATTTGATTAAAAGAATGCGGCTTACCTCTCTTCTTTTGTCAGTTTATTCCCTTGTCCCTGCTATTAAAGAAGTTTAACATATATTATCCAGCTGCAGCACAACAGCAAACACAGATTGCAGAAAAGAGAGTAGTGTTACCTCTGCCATCTCAGAAGCAGACATCAGTGTAAAGCGGCTGCCAAGTGACTCTGTTTGTTTTATGCTGACTGTGACTTCTCTGAAAAGGAGTGGTCAGTTCTATAtttactttctctttcacttttgaATATACCGGAAAGCATCAGGAAAGCTCCCACAATAGCTGTTTGAGCCTGTGAACCCACAAGTacagataaaatattaaaacgACCATCAAGGACCAAATGGACCTACATGGCAGAGCGTCTGGAGACTTcacttattttatattataaatctCTGCTGCCCTCAGTGCTAACAGAGATGAAAGACAACTCCTCTAACAATCTATTTCCTATGTTTTAATGGTGCAGGGTGTGTTTCTTCAGGCAGTCTGATTTCCATTGAATTCAAAACACTGTTACCCTTTGCTGATGTAGTTTGACTGATGTTTTAATTGGAGCATGTTTTCCTTGACACTTCAGCAGTTTTTGTGACCAGCACTTCAGACAAAAACTATTTGACCTCTTTGGAACTTGGCTGCCTCATGTTACTCATACATCAAATGACTgttattaaaaaatatgtattatacCAGAGATATACAGTACCACTAATTGGCATTCAACCTATCATGAATCACCTGCATAACTGATGCTGTAAGTTGCAACTGTGATTGTTActgaactttcttttttttgttgttcataGCATTTTGATCTGTTACACAATCACTTCCACAGCTTACAGTTAACATGAACTGGAAATCATATGTTTTCTATCGGTACTGTTATGTAATTCTgagtgaaatgttttattagGGAGTGTTTGGTTAATGATGGGTGGAGGCGGTGGTAGTGGAAGGTGAAGTATGAAAATATTGGTGAATTTTATTTCTCCCCACCCACTGTTGCACAAAGATGTAATCATTTAGAAGATATCGTTCACATACCAGTGGTGTGATTAGAACggaaatataaattaaaaaaaagaaataatgacaGAGCAGTTAGAATTACTACCTTTTAATGATCAGTTTATCATTATGAGTATCCATCATGTATCCATAAAGACTGTTACACAGATATACAAGACATACATACAATTTTGCTATTTAAAGATTTAATGAGCCTCTGAACATTACAGCAAGTTGTAGGGTTTCATATGGCACATATACGCTCTAACCAATCTACAATTCTGTGCTAGGGCTTAAGCTAACAGACCTCTTGATTAGGTTGATAAAATGTATTCAATGAAgtgtgtttacatcttttttgCTTTGAAGACTGCAATATTAATACTTCTTAAAGCAAACATGGATCAGACCATGTCAGGCCCACACCTTGATCTTTCACAAAACAGGTACTGGTACACACGGATCTCTTTCCATCTCAGCAGGGTGCAGCTGTAGGACAACATACAGAAACAAAGAAGGAACAAAAGAGAACAATTCATTAAACAACTGTCCATTATTAACTGATATGATGCCATCAtattaaaacactgttttaaggAATAGTCAGACTTATAGTTTCTAGTTATTCTTTCTAATCCCCTGCCTGACAGCACAGCGACACAAGTGATGAAGAGTTCTAGTGGCACCAGCATCACTTTCCTACTCTGGCACTCGAAAATGACTAAAGATACAAAGCTACAAAGATGCCATAATCATACGGAAAAGAACACCGGGACAGAAATGTTTAAGAATTTTATCCATTGTACTAAGTATAGTGGCACAGTAAAGACTAATTTAACTGGGGAACAACGTTTTTTAGACATTGCCTGACTCTTTACACTGAGagtttcttttatttctcaAGTCAGAAACAGAGAACTTGTTCTGCCAATGTTATTCTTACCACTCCTTGCTGTCTCTGTTTGATAATCTCCAAGTTTTGCAAGTAGGAAGTCTTCATGCGCTTTACCATATCCTGGTGTTCTTTGGTGCTTGCAATCACTGCTTCAGATTGTTTCACCTTATCCCAGTCGTCGTCTGTCTAAACAGTGACAGTAAGAAACATTACTCATCAGATATCCATAATGACTTAAATATCCCtttatgtgtgtttaatgtATGTGGACAGACTAATATAGATGTTTAACTGACTCAACATTAAttcaacaattaaatatttattgacCAATGCCTTTATGTTTCTGCCTTTATATCAACTCAGGTTGAGCCGTTAGGTTGTAACCCTGGTTATAATAGAGAGTTGTGATTTATAAAGTTTCTCTAGCTTGTTATCAATATGACCACGTGTACACCATCGATAACAGATCATTAAAATGAAGCAGGATGGAACTCATTATCATTTCTATCTGAACTGTGATCTTTCTCACCATATCTTCAAAGCTTTGGCCGCGGTAGTAGTACTTGGCGCCTGGAAACTGGACTCCATGCTCAAAGAGCTCTTTTAGATCGTTGGCCACCAGATGCAGCCGCTCATCTTCATAAGCAAACACTTTCCCATCTTCACACACCATAAGAACCAGCTGAGCACTGTCTGCATTACACGGGAACTCCTCTAGAAACCCGATCACCTCCATTTTCATGTGATCTGGAAGATAGAACTGCTCCCACTCCTCTAAAAGATCAGGTTCCTTTCTGTATGATGTGTCTTTAAATGATCCAAtcctgaatttgtatttttcCACCTTTTTTAGCGCAATCCGTTTCTGGTTATGCTTCGTAACAACTTTGACAATCTTCTCCAGATATTTCACCGCACCATCTAAACAAACGAATGCACAGATTATGTTTACATGAGACTGATGGTCCTCACATTTCAGAGATCTTTGTGGTTTTCCAGCTCAGCAGCACCAAGATTTACAAACTTTACCTTTTTTCGGGTCAGAAAGAAGGAAATCCTTCCTAATTTGGTCTTGTAGGCTAGATGGTGATGGAAAAAACCCAAAAAGTGACATCAATGAAAGTTCATACAGTAATTCTCATTAACTAACAGGAACCCTAGTAGCCTGTAGGCTTCTGATGGAGAAGGAACATCAAATGTAGCTTAGTTACCTCATGACAAACAGTTCTGCCCCACAAAACCCTTtctgaagaagaaaagagaaacaccaggtcatttctgttctttttaaacTAGTAAATCCATTTCTACGAAACAGCAATGCCTTCATTACCTCACCTCAGCTTTAAGAAGTTTTAAGAGCTGCTGGCGGTGGAGCGGTTGTTCGTAGTCGAGTGAAAATAGTGCAAATGCTGTTGTGGAGATGGTGAAGAGTCCTGACCAGTGCCAGCAGCGACGGTGGTCTATATGCCCACCGCGACGAGGGGAATTAAACGCTGATCTCCGATATCCAGAGTGAATCGTTAAAGTTAAATCGTCAACATCTCGCCATAGCAAAACTCCTCATCACCAACCGATAAAGCTGGGGTTGTTATTCTGCCACCACAGCGAACTGAACCAGACGGAAAACACACAGACGCTTTACTTTCGCTTTTGTTGTGAcgtttctccttctgctgtGGTGCACACGGTCGTTCAACTTGCTGCCCCCAAGCGGACAAAATGAGTACAACAACCCTCCATTCACACAACACTACAGCCATCTAGTGCCTGCGCTTTCTAACAGCGAGCAAGTGACTTCAATTGTGTACAAAGGTTtgaacatccctggtcaaatggcgTGTTTGGCtgttttctaggtgaaaataagttaaccctcttcctcttcctcttcctctcccttcctcccagcctccctctctctcagcctctctccctctagagaacacacttctgcaactGTTTGAATGCTAAATTGAAATTATtgggaaaaatgaaacattaaatgtggcGTAGGCCAAAATaattgttttgctgtgtttttttttcttcagcaaacTCACTGTGCACTTAAAGTGTGTTTTCTATAGAGAATGagttcattttttgtttgtttttaactgataaaaacaacaaaacatttaatctgATCAGGGATGTTCTGCATACAATTGTACAAAGTTTATGTAAGCCTACTTGTCtggtgtttcttctgaaatcaaggctATTAGTCTGTTTGCCATTCTTTGCCACAGTGCTGGCTACTCCATCAGTGGAAACTGTCTACCAACAGAGGACACTGTTTGCCAAATGATCCAGAGAAGCACGGCTTTTCTATTCAGTGTATAGAACACAGAGTTCCATTTCAGGGAGGATGAAGGAGGAAGCCAAAGAAAATCCCCCTTGGGAAAATATCATCCCCTGCTTTACATCTCCCtttgaaaataatgtaatataattgcTGCAATATCTTTATGATAATGTCACTATTAAGCTGCCTATTATCAAATCAACATCTTAATATCAATAATATCTATATTTGATATTGTAATTCCACCTataattgaaatatatttctACCCATTTATTTGTCATTCCTTTTACACAATTTGATCACTGAGTACAGGTCACTGTTGGTCATGAAATAATAATGATCTCTTTAAATCACTACTCTCTTTAAATGCTTAttgttgggatagtgtagtggttagcacctctgtcttctacactgtagactggggttcaatccccacctgggtgaacaccatacactataccaataagagtccttgggcaagactcctaacaccgccttgacctacctatgtaaaattaAGTGACCTACCTATGTAAAACTGTAAgacgctctggataagagtgtcagccaaatgccgtaaatgtattgtttctgcaataatgataataataataataaatcaattgGCATAACATCATTATGGaattaaaataatcataaataatCACAATAAGTACTTAATTAGTAAACACAATTGACATTGCAAGTAACATTTCACGACTGAGATTTCTTTGGTCATATGTTATTCAAATCAAGTGGAATGAGTGTGACATAAACTGATAGAGGTctcagtgttttaaatataataatgctGTTGTTTAGTTATTAacacaattttttaaatgagatAC
This portion of the Pygocentrus nattereri isolate fPygNat1 chromosome 1, fPygNat1.pri, whole genome shotgun sequence genome encodes:
- the LOC108440898 gene encoding uncharacterized protein LOC108440898 is translated as MSLQDQIRKDFLLSDPKKDGAVKYLEKIVKVVTKHNQKRIALKKVEKYKFRIGSFKDTSYRKEPDLLEEWEQFYLPDHMKMEVIGFLEEFPCNADSAQLVLMVCEDGKVFAYEDERLHLVANDLKELFEHGVQFPGAKYYYRGQSFEDMTDDDWDKVKQSEAVIASTKEHQDMVKRMKTSYLQNLEIIKQRQQGVLHPAEMERDPCVPVPVL